tgcggctcacagctttatcctacctcacagtgcattggtgataccactatggaggcatgagAGAGCCTGGCTGCGAGTtcgtttctagcactgttcaggccttgttcacacaccacgggaaGTTGAGTGGTAGGcctgctgagacaccgtgacgtggtgcatgagggactcagatatgttcctgactggaagataatggcaaagttctcagcttttaacatcggcttgaggaattagctagtattgtcagttgcaatTGCACtgggggactggggggggggacacagagctaatggcactggggggggggggggggacagagccgatggcactgggggggggggggggggacagagccgatggcactgggggggggggcgggacagagctgatggcactggggggggggcgggacagagccgatggcactggggggggcggGACAGagccgatggcactggggggggcggGACAGagccgatggcactggggggggcggGACAGagccgatggcactggggggggcggGACAGagccgatggcactgggggggggggcgggacagagccgatggcactggggggggggcgggacagagccgatggcactggggggggtggGACAGagccgatggcactgggggggcgggACAGagccgatggcactgggggcGGACAGagccgatggcactgggggcGGACAGagccgatggcactgggggcGGACAGagccgatggcactgggggcGGACAGagccgatggcactgggggcGGACAGagccgatggcactgggggcggacagagctgatggcactggggggggcagagctgatggcactggggggggcagagctgatggcactggggggggcagagctgatggcactggggggggggaacaagtgctgatggcactggggggggggggaacaagtgctgatggcacggggggggggggaacaagtgctgatggcactgggggggggggaacaagtgctgatggcactggggggggggggagtgctgatgcacttgggctgatcgcacaggggggaacgaagggtgttggagACTGATGGCagagggtctgatgagtttttctaaaggaaaacagtctattaattgaTTTTTTTCTTATTCGAGTACGCGATTAATTGTAAaaattaatcgatagaatactcgatttcaaaaataattatttactgcagccctagactTATTTaattgaatggggccgcaaaagctgcaaaaaataaataaaaatacatgtcctattcttgcccgttttgccgacaggaataggcatgtctattatgggcgctcgtgtgcatgaggccttaaacaacaACTTTGCTGCACAGCTAAATTCAATCTACTGCTCCCTGTTATCATCAATTTTAGGCTTGGAACAGGATGACTATGGCGTTTTTCACAGACatcagccactcctcttataatgcAGCTGCAATATAAGGGTTATTGGCCCTTAAAACAATCGGCAGCCTAAATAAGACAAACTTTTGTGATTTGGctcagtatttaaaaaaaactcaggTACTGTATCCCGCAGTGAGACAAGCCGCAACATTGAGCTGAGGCTCTGCACTGATAAGTAGACGAACAGTTGTCATATTGTGTATTTGTTTTGCCATTTCCTACCTATCTACAGGGGGCTGAGAGGTCAGATGAGCTTTGCCATCGGGAATGCTCTCCTCCACCGTGTTGATCGCCAATCTTATAACCTCTTCCACCACCTGCTGAGATAAAAACTCTGGCTGGTCATGCATCCGCCCATTCAGGATTTCAGAGGTGCGTTTGGGTGGTCTGGGTGGAGGTGGGgtgtgctctggaggagggtccATATCCTCATTAGACAATTCTTTCCATTGCTCCTACAGCAGAAAAAGAAGTGATCATCAGTCAAAATATGATACGACCATCATCTAGATAATACACATGTCCACCTGAACCTCATGATTAGGGCTGCAACAATTACTTTATGTAATCGACACAGAAAAATCCTCGGTGCAGATTCGTTttgatcatgtgaccacagagcgtgAGTGAAGTGAAGCCCATCACTCACCGCTCCATGGTCTCCCGTCggcaccgcgctgcactgtcctgggcctGGCGTGCACACATAGTCCGTGTGCGCTGCctggcgctgtgtgacgtcaggtcccagtgCATGTTGGGAAGAAGAATACGTTGCGGTCCTTCTCCTGGGGACTCCATATTGGCAAGTATTACAGGGGGAGGTGGGGGacacatggagggctgatggcactgggggacatgatggcactgggggacatgatggcactgggggacatgatggcactgggggacatgatggcactgggggacatgatggcactgggggacatgatggcactgggggacatgatggcatagAGGggcatgatggcatggaggggcatgatggcactggaggacatgatggcatggaggggcttgatggcactgggggacatgatggcatggaggggctgatggcactgggggacatgatggcatggaggggctgatggcactgggggacatgatggcatggaggggctgatggcactgggggacatgatggcatggaggggctgatggcactgggggacatgatggcatggaggggctgatggcactgggggacatgatggcatggaggggctgatggcactgggggacatgatggcatggaggggctgatggcactgggggacatgatggcatggaggggctgatggcactgggggacatgatggcatggaggggctgatggcactgggggacatgatggcatggaggggctgatggcactgggggacatgatggcatggaggggctgatggcactgggggacatgatggcatggaggggctgatggcactgggggacatgatggcatggaggggctgatggcactgggggacatgatggcatggaggggctgatggcactgggggacatgatggcatggaggggctgatggcactgggggacatgatggcatggaggggctgatggcactgggggacatgatggcatggaggggatgatggcactgggggacatgatggcatggaggggatgATGGCAGGGGgggcatggcatggaggggcagatggcagtgggggacatggcatggaggggctgatggcagtggggacatgatggcacagaggggctgatggcagtgggggacatgatggcacagaggactgatggcactggagggagctgatggcacagaggactgatggcactggagggagctgatggcacagagaactgatggcattggaggaagctgatggcagaggactgatggcactggggggagctgatggcacagagaacCGATGGCACTGGGGAGAGATGGTGGCACAGAGAACCGATGGCactggggagagctgatggcacagagaaccgatggcactggggggagctgatggcacagagaaccgatggcactggggggagctgatggcacagagaaccaatggcactggggggagctcatGGCACAGAGaaccgatggcactggggggagctgatggcacagagaaccgatggcactgggggggagctgatgAGTAAAATGTtcctttaattcattttttttcttattagagtactcgattaatcattggattaatcaatagaatacttgaTCACTAAAATAATAGATAGCTGGAGCCCTACTCGTGGATACATATATGCTCACTAACTGTACTTAAAGGACTATACTAATTAATGGAGTGATCCTTaattacatccagagctgcaataATTATTCTGATGGTGGGATCTATACTCATCCTATTACATCCTGCAGTAATCTCCACAGGTGCACTCACTGGGGGTCGTTTACAAAGTGTGCCACGTCAGTTTTAGACATAAAAAGAAGAAGTCGAAAGACCCCCATCTGTCTCATGGGAGTTTTTACGCCATCCTCGCCACTTGGGAGTGGCAGGGACCAGGACAAATTTACTTACTTTTTATGCCTGAAAAAAAGCATGTTTTACTCCAGGCGCACCACCAGAAGTATTTGCGCCTGGAGTAAAACCTGATAATTTACCTGGAGGCCTGTGCTTTTTCATAAATTAGGAGCCTTCTCCACCAGCGCAGGGAGGAAACAAAGACCAGCGCAAATCgttggtctttgtaaatgacacCCACTGTTTTGCTAGGTGGTCCTGAAAACCCTCAGTGCAGACACTGAACAGGCAACTTTGAAGCCCACAGGATTGTGAGTGtagctgtggagtataatacagactcCACAGGTAAGTAATACAGCGTATTTTAGAAGTTGTAAATGACTATGCTAGTTTCACATTTGTGTTTTAAAATCCGGAAGAGGAACGGCCTGCTAGATTTCACCGTGTCCGGTATAGCTAAATTCTACAGCTAACCTCTTTAGTACCGGGTTTCGGCAGGACAAAAACCAATGCATGCAACTGCCTTGATCCCCATGAGATCCCATTTATAGTCAACAGGGATCTGGCGGTACAGGATAccatgaactctggcaggctgtttgttTGCCGTAACAGCCTACCGGATTTTAAACTGCAGATATGAAAGTAGCCCAACAGAGAATAagtctgggttcacacgggcgtgtccggatgcgtcccggtgtattgcgacAAACCCGCgcaattaggtacgcaattgcagtcagttttgactgcgattgcgttccgatgttcagtttttatcgcgcaggtgcaacgtgttttgcacgtgcgtgataaaaaaaacgactgtggtacccagacccgaacttcttcacagaagttcaggtttgggttcggtgttgtgtagatgttattattttcccttataacaaggttataagggaaaataatagcattctgaatacagaatgcttagttggtgatcaattgagggttaaaaaataaataaaaaattaactcaccttctcctcttgatcgcgtagttcccggtctcttctttgatgatgaactaccggctaaaagacctgtggtgacgtcatatcacatgctccaatcacatggtccatcaccgtggcgatggaccatgtgatctgacgtcaccacaggtcctttagtcggtagttcatcattaaagaagtaaagaagagaccgggaactacgcgatcaagaggagaaggcgagttaattttttaaatttttcttaaccctcaattgatcacctactaagcattctgtattcagaatgctattattttcccttataaccatgttttaagggaaaataatacagtgaatacactgtcacctagcaaccatgcgttcacctcccgcattgcgcccacgcggaaatctcgcacgtgtgaactcagcctaagtctATTTGTAAATGACATGACGCATTGAGAGTTGGATGTGCACTATAAGCAGCTGcttctgtattaggcctcatgcacccggCCGTGTTTcatggccgagagcggtccgtggtaacccggccgggattcctattgacagcaggagcgcacggcgtcattggttgctatgacgccgtgtgcttcatgtcgccgctgcactacagtaatacactcgtatagatcatacgagtgtatcacTGTAGAGCAGCTGCAGCATGAAGCgcgcggcgtcatagcaaccaatgacgctgtgcgctcctgctgtcaacaggaatccaggccgtcataccacggaccgttcacggccgcggaacacggccgtatGCATTCGGCCTTAGACTTAGAATTGTAATTAGAATTATCACTGGTCAGTATACTTGGGAACTCAGACCTGCACTGACGAATCCCCCATGATGAATTTGGCCCCCTCAATCACTGCCAGGTAGGAGAATCGCAGCTGATCCGCCGTCTGGATGAGACCCATTCTGTACTTTCTCATTTCCAATAAGACCTGCTTAATGTCCACCGAAGACGGATCTTTTCTCCTGTCCATCTGTGAGTAAATGAGAAGAAAATTAATACCTTGTGGTCAGAGGAAGGAGACATCAGACTGGACTTCCTTGGAAGTTACCAGTCACCAATGAATATAACCTTTGTCTAGCTAATATCTGTGGTTCATAGGATTACTGATCTGTAGGAGTTGGGCTACCAGGATCTCCACTATACTTATAATGACGGGACTAAAGCACTAAACAAGCATTGTGGTTTATTTATAGTGTTTATCTGCACATCAATGCTACTGGTTACAAACTGTAAAGGAACTTAATGACAGCGCCAATCTACCTGGTCCCTTTATTCTGTAAATTGTCAGGGATACTAGAGGTATGACGACCCACCACTCATATGTTATGACATGGCATACTATTCTATATACTACTCTTAGGCCTTATACAGATGTCAGTGAATCACCAACGGGTGCCGtatgtgttctccatggacagcacattgaTTTTAATTTGTGTATTCATACATACAGGTATGCGATTTGCCACAGTCCAGGGGACTGGGGTCACACCATGGATGCATGCCCAATGCcactgatggctaaccttggcaccccagctgtggtaaaactacaactcctaagatgcccccttgcttggctgctctcagaactgtatagaaataaatggagaatgctgggagtcatagtttcaccacagctgaagtgccaaggttagccatcactgccctatgcaGTACTACTGACCTGTGACCTtcgttctctgggtcagtatgataacACCAGTACTACATTGATATAGTTTCCttgtgttttaaccccttaagtccACGTACGTGGAAGAAGGGGTTTTAAATATGGTGCAGCGGGCACCATGGCCACTGGGTCTCTGATGTTTCAAACAGCAAAgacccagggctaatgtctgcaatcggtGATAATGCCAATCACAGACAACTAACCCTTTAGATGTCATGGTCCACGGCATCTAAATGACAAAAAAACAGAAGCACGCACTTTCAGGTAAGGAAAGACACTCATGCGGTCATCGGAAAGGTCATCGCTTCCTTCTGATGTGCTGGGTCTCCTGTTGtacgttgtaatcatactgaccaataatgaaagtaacaggtcagttttaccgcatagggaatgctgtagagacaaaacccataaaactgtggcggaattgcattattttttttcaccacacTTGGAATTTTCTTCCAGCTTCCCACTTtcttcatatgcaatattaaactaCGGCATTAGAAAGTATAGCTTGtcccgaaaaaaaaataatttaaaataaaaacggaaaaataaagaaaagttatggctctgggaaaacGATAATGAAAATCCAAAAATTTTAAAACCTACAGAACTCaatacctaaataaaaaaaaattaaaaaatcttaATATTGCTGTATTTTGACTCAACAACTTCTTTATATTTACTTCTACGGAGCTGTGCGAGGGCACATTTTTCGTCAGGCAATTTGTGGTTTTCAATGATACCATTTTGgcatgtgtatgactttttgatggtTAAGCAACTAAAAAACAGAATCAgccactttgattttttttttcctgttatgaTGCTCACCGTATGCTATAAATAAATTTATATTTCAATTGTACAGAAATTTTGGGATAATGCAATGCcaataatctttatttttatagaaaaagggggtcattttaattgttaaattaaaaaataaataaacttttttcgTTCTTTTTTTAAGTCTCCCTAGGGATGCAATCATATGATCTTTTCTCCCATAGACTGAAATGATTtaacattgcagcctatgggagattcATTATGTTCCCATGGACAGGAACACTGCTGTGGCAGGCCCTGGGCCTTCAGAGGGCCTGAGACTGCCACAGAAAACGAACGGCTCCCTCGATGAGGAGTGCAGCAACCCCACAGGTTTTACCACTAAGATGACGTGGTAGCAACTGACCATGGCATCCGAAGGGTTAAAAGTCTATGATCGGCATTATTAACAATGATGGACAATGTCtgtgtgtttgccttgcaaaacagcaggcacccgtggCTATGGTGCCCACTCAGCTCCTCTGCGGCCACCATGTTTAAAGTCCCGAAATCCACTGTAAATTTAAGGTGGGTGGTCAGGAAGGAGTTAAAAAGATTGTGTCATGTTTAAAAGTTATCTCCCATCAACAGGATGGGAATAACTAACTGAGTGGTGGCGAGTTCTTAGGATCGGTGGGATTTCGACTGGTTGGACCCACTCGATCAGTTAGCTATCCCCTATTGTGTGGATGGATGATAGGTTTTAATATaggcacaaaccctttaaaaggtACCAAACACTATGACATGTCTTCAGAATCAGATGGGTCATTACCCCCATGTTACCCTCTTAAACATTGACTCCCAGTAGCATCTAATATGTTCCATTTTTTCCACAATTGCTTCTACACATCACTCACCAGCAATAAACAGGTGTCTGCCAGACAGAAGGTGCCTGAGCGTCCAATGCCAGCGCTGCAGTGCACCACAATGGGCCCATGCTCAGGATTCAGAGATCCTGACTCTCGCACCTTAAACAAGAAGTTGAGGAATGACGCTGGAGACTCTGGCACACCGAAGTCTGGCCACGTGGTGTAATGAAAGTGCAGGATCTCCCTGCTCTCCTGTGTCTGAAAAACAAACGTGTGGAAGGTGAGATTGGCAGGAGAGGACGGTGAGCAACCAACTAAATTTCATCTTTCAGGAAAGCAGGCCCCTGATTAGTTGCAATGGGCAGTCTGTGGTATTTATAAGGTAAAATGCAGAGTCTTATGAGCTTACAGTTCTAGGTTCTTCCAAAATGTTTGACCACAGTCCTCTTTCCATTGAATTGACAATACAAAGAACTGGAAGCTTAGATATATCCATTCATGTGGAGGAGGGAGATAGGCAAGGATGGGGGGTGGGGTCTGTGGCTTCTACTCAGCATTGCCTCCCCACTTACACTGAGGTTCTCCAGCTGCAGCACTCGGATTGTGTAGTAGGATTTGATGTCTTCAGAAAGTAGGGTTAATTTCAAGTTTGTGTCTTCAAATACCATCGGGCAGTCCTCCTCCTTCTTCGGCCAGTACTGTGCACACTTTATCTGTGGAAGGGTGGAAAAATAAATCAGATGCCCTCAGACCTGCAGTAAAGGTGCGCCCAAGCTGGTTCCACCTAAAGGCAAACCTCTGATAGCTGGTATGGACATACGGCAACAACTTGTGTGTAGAAAATTACCATGGTGGTGACTTCTACCTCCATGTAACATGACCCTAGGCTACCACTGGTGCCATTATTCCCTAGTAAATGGGCTTTTGAAGTGTCCCTATAGCAGAGTCGGTCTGTTATTTAGGAGTCTGGGGTAGCTCAGCGACAGCCCCTGCAGGGGGTGTactggcagccatattggttgttgTCCACTTTCCCCACAGACTGAAGATAAAGTGATTAGAGAAGAATCCAGGATTTCTAATTAATTGTCAGTATGTGACGGTCATACATGTCTAGTCCACACAGGGGAATGTACAGGGCAGAGCTGCGGCTGGAGTACCATCTACTCTACTTCTTGTCAGTCCTTGAAAATGTATTCTTGAAGATGTTTTGCTAGTCATTTGACTAGCTCAACAtaagtcaccagtatttaatggcTGATATTTCTCGTACAAGTTATTCTAACTTAGAAAACCAGTCAGATAACTTGTGGAACATCTTCATGAGAAAATACAAGCCCAGTTGCCCTGACTTATTACCACTGATACACCATAtcctggatgaatgagaaccttcacagacacagtTCCTAGTGATGGCACCATCCCATATATGAGCTTCACATGCAGAACAGGCGAGTGGCATAATGTCCAGTAAAACTCCTGACAAGCAGCAGAAGTGAAGAGCGGCGATACTTACTGATCCCTTTTCAACGACTCTGTTCAGCATGACAACCCCGCTGCTCTTCTGTTCCCATACCATCTCCCAAAAATGTCCGCAGGTGTTGGGTAGCGGTCCCTGTGCAGCGACAAAAGGGCATTAATCTTCTGCATTTAGCGAAGGAGAGATGAGAAGAGAAAACACACTCAGTTCTGAAGACAGGGCAAAACTATAACAAGTGTCCTATATGGGATGCTGCAGGGGGAAGTGCAAAAGGAACCTCAAAATGAACTTATGGCAACAAGACTTAGTAGGAACCTAATGGCCATCACTCGAGGTTAAGTGCAGCCTCCACCCCTCAGACTTCCTGTTATCACCCACTCTCTCAGTTGAGACAACtggttatttttttcaccttctacCATTGATTTGTGACTTCTTCATCATCATACACAGCGAGAACATGAGAAAACCAGAAGATGCAAGTAAAGCCACCATAAGCAGCTCTCACCTGAGTCAGTATATAACTCCTTTGAGCCTCGTCCATCTTGATTAAACTGGCATTAATATAATCATTGTCCTCTCGATGCAGCTTTATCCGGCTGTGGTCAACTACAAGAGAAATCAACAAGTCGGGAGGTTCCGGCAGATACAGACTCTGTAAATACATATAGGCTGCATGCTGCAATATAGGGCAACTAGtactggctctgctacatctaccaGACTCAATGACAGAAAGCTTAGACACACAGCTTGGAAATATATACATGAGAATACTTTATACGTGTATCCAAGCCCTGGGCCTTTTAGTTAAATACGTCTTATAATTTTTCTACTTTGTACATGACTTTTGTCAGGACTTTTAAAAGTTTTCAGCCTTATCGTTGTTTTTCTCTCTGCAGATAAGTGAAGTCAAGAAATTTGCAGAATGTGGTTTACAGCATTTCCACAGAAATCTCCACTGGTAAATGTCATCACATCTCTCCTGTGACTGAAGCAATGTCTTACATGATCTGAGCAGATCCACTGCCCTGTACGTGCGGAGGGATTTGTTGGCAGATACAGAGGTAGAGTTATTACAGTTGCCCCTACATGTAATTTAGATGCTGGCCtcaacccctaaaatgcctccccatACATCCGGTCCCTTAACACAGAgtttatacttacctggctccccgtcgCTTCTTAAGCCcgctggggggggggttggcagtcaatagcaggccgcgatgggaACAAAACGCTCCTTCATCGTGTGATCCTGTCGATCAtgcggtctaaacagcgatctgctgcccagaaacaatgcagctgtatgaggatgagcaatcGCAACAGTGATCACTCAttgtcatactgtggaggtgatcgctgaaTGTAAATACAGAGCTTCACCCCTACTGAACAAGCagctgactgtcgggaaggaacgctaccTTCCTAACAATTGGCTGCTCCTCGGTGCGTGTAAATTCACCTTTAGAAGGAAGAGAGACTAAGCTCTGTTACTATCTGATAGGTCCTGGCTGCGCAGTTGTGAGGACGCGGCAGGTACTGTGCCCCGTATACATACTCTGAGTGTTATCTGCTCACTGAACTGTCAGATATCTATAAAGTGTGACTGTTCAGTGTGCAGATAATTCACCCATTGGTACATACAGCAGAGTAAATGTGTCTACAGATCCATCCCAATATCTCCAGACTCCTACTACTGCTTCTGACTGGGTAGCCTTAGGCAACAAGGCTGTTCCTAATAACGACAgtgctctgtggatggcatggtCGGGGGCACTATAGCTAGTAATGTGCTGAGGCGCTATAGCTGGCAATGTAATAAAGCATTATTGCTGTCATAGTTAGGGGGCACTGTAGCTGGCAATGTTATGGGACACTGACTTATGTACTGTGTCTGTACCGTATCAACTTTATATCACACAAGAAatatacagtaaaaattttatattttttttatgcttccGATTATGCGTCTTATGGTCCGAAAAATATGCTAATCCCACACTACTGAAATTTGTTGAGCTGTGGATGTGCATAGATcactttgtatagaaaaatggtCTCCATTCTGTGGCTCTGCAACTCTGTCAgatcatgctgggggttgtagtttcacagctgtAGAACCACAGATTAAAGACTGCTGGTCTAGGCTGATGGCGACTGTAGCAAACAAGCAGCTGTGAGAAATATTAAATTAAACTGGGTATTTGGTCTCCATTCCCAGACAGCAAGCAGCAGTTAGACATAACTGAAACAATAGTAATAGTATGAGAAAAGTGGTGGCACTTCTCATACACAGCAAATATGTAGTCCTTTAAACAAATCTGGAAATATTTCCAGTGTGAGAAAGGTCTGTGGTACAGTGACTGCTTCTGTGAAGTTACTTATCTGTCCATCTTCAGATGAGGAGAAGATGACATAAGACATCTCCATAACCCCAGAGAATCTGCAAACATCTTAGGTTTGGATATGATTCACATTGATACTTGGCCCTGGTCTTGGTGACAGATGTCCATAGTGATTTATGTCCTTAAGCGCTCTCACGCTGGAAGGAGACATGAGCTGCAGTCAGTGCGGACACTTACATGGGCTGACATCTCTATAGCGGTTGCGGCTCTTGTTCTCGGGCAGTCGGGCCACTTTACATGGAAAGTCGCCGGCTTCATGTCTGATTTCCTGGAACAGAAAGCATTTCAGGTTAGCAGTGAATATACAGAGTTAAAAACAATCAAATCGCAGATAAAATGGTAATAGATCACTGACCCACAGACAGACATATAACGTTCCAGTAAGTAA
The sequence above is a segment of the Bufo gargarizans isolate SCDJY-AF-19 chromosome 6, ASM1485885v1, whole genome shotgun sequence genome. Coding sequences within it:
- the PTPN1 gene encoding tyrosine-protein phosphatase non-receptor type 1 isoform X1, which encodes MDIEREFQEADRNNSWNSVYQEIRHEAGDFPCKVARLPENKSRNRYRDVSPFDHSRIKLHREDNDYINASLIKMDEAQRSYILTQGPLPNTCGHFWEMVWEQKSSGVVMLNRVVEKGSIKCAQYWPKKEEDCPMVFEDTNLKLTLLSEDIKSYYTIRVLQLENLSTQESREILHFHYTTWPDFGVPESPASFLNFLFKVRESGSLNPEHGPIVVHCSAGIGRSGTFCLADTCLLLMDRRKDPSSVDIKQVLLEMRKYRMGLIQTADQLRFSYLAVIEGAKFIMGDSSVQEQWKELSNEDMDPPPEHTPPPPRPPKRTSEILNGRMHDQPEFLSQQVVEEVIRLAINTVEESIPDGKAHLTSQPPVDSLRHDTELRRRNLGDQIPSSSDPKDTTKPDSAEDRNDSQEWKSWALNVCVFTVLTVGVILCYRVWYH
- the PTPN1 gene encoding tyrosine-protein phosphatase non-receptor type 1 isoform X2, whose amino-acid sequence is MTFPLHLEIRHEAGDFPCKVARLPENKSRNRYRDVSPFDHSRIKLHREDNDYINASLIKMDEAQRSYILTQGPLPNTCGHFWEMVWEQKSSGVVMLNRVVEKGSIKCAQYWPKKEEDCPMVFEDTNLKLTLLSEDIKSYYTIRVLQLENLSTQESREILHFHYTTWPDFGVPESPASFLNFLFKVRESGSLNPEHGPIVVHCSAGIGRSGTFCLADTCLLLMDRRKDPSSVDIKQVLLEMRKYRMGLIQTADQLRFSYLAVIEGAKFIMGDSSVQEQWKELSNEDMDPPPEHTPPPPRPPKRTSEILNGRMHDQPEFLSQQVVEEVIRLAINTVEESIPDGKAHLTSQPPVDSLRHDTELRRRNLGDQIPSSSDPKDTTKPDSAEDRNDSQEWKSWALNVCVFTVLTVGVILCYRVWYH